Within the Gorilla gorilla gorilla isolate KB3781 chromosome 15, NHGRI_mGorGor1-v2.1_pri, whole genome shotgun sequence genome, the region AAGACGACCTGTGTTGCAGCAGCATTTATCAAACAGTTGAGGGAATAATTCACGTTTTCAAAATCAGCGGTGTACTCAGGACATCAGAGACAATGTGAAAATTTGTGGTAAAGAAAAACTGGTATCAGTAAACCTGAAAACTGGTGGCAGAAGGAGACAGATCCCTCTCCCACCCCAAGGACATGGTCCCAACCTTTTCCTTCCCCTAAATCCTAAGGACTCCTTTTCTTGAGTTCCCGCTGCCTGCATAGATGGGCAGGCTGATGAGGGGGGCTCCTACAGGCCTCTGGGCCCCACGGCTATGCCTCAGTAGCCCCCAGGTTAGCACAGCCCAGGGAAGGAGGTCAAGGTTCCAACAATGCTTGGGCAGTAAGATGGTTTGTGTAAAAGCTAAACTCACAGGGCCTGTCCCACTCCAAAAAAAGGaacagacaaaaatattaatcatgtttttcttttaataagggTTTTTACTCAAAAGTGTAGCTTTGAAAATCTCTAGCTTGTTGTGAAAACCAGGAAAGCCAAGGAGCTGCCTCACACTGCACACCACCATGTGAAGCTGTGGGCCGCTGTGTGTTTGCAAACTCTCCATTACCAAGGCTGGAATCAAATGCACCACTTTAAAATCAGAGCCAACATTTAAAATTAGGAGGATGATGCATGTCCTACTTTGATTCAAGGAGAAAGGACAAGTTCTTAGTacagtaaaacaaaacacaaaagtaaaCAAATCTTTAGAAatcactatatatatgtgtgtttatatttttttttatataattagGATTATCATCATttcaaactattaaaaataaggtTGCCACCTTACCTTTTCTTTTGGTAATGgggtgttatttttttttaagagaaaaaccaAACATTTTGCCCAGACTCTAAATAGTTTCCCAACTTCAATTCTGTTTTCTGCTGTGCAACTTCCCCACCTTCACGTTGTATCCCCAAGTCCCGCCACCAGCTCTGGCTGGCAAGAGGCAGAGCAAGCTTTCATTCTGGTCGTCAAGATGACAGGCCCACAAAAGTACAGCTGAGACGGGAATTGAATTCTTCCCCAGGAAGAAAATACCTATACCCACAATAGGTCTGCAAAATCTCCCACAGGCACCTCTTCTCCCTTTCTTGTGGTTGTTAATTGGTTTGTTTTGCCTAAAAGCAAGATGGCAATCTTAATCAAAAAGGGaagctagatttttaaaataacttaaaaaaaccaTTTTTATATAAAGCAGCAAAAACATATCTTCCTCtctgcagaaagaaaaatgttaacaagGAAACACAGCGATGTGAACGGACCGTCCGTCAACTCCTGCTCCACTGGATCCCCCATCCAGCTTCACCTCGAGCTACTCCTTAACTCCAGCAGTGCTGTCTGAAGAAGATCCTTTGGCGTCTTCAACTgctcttttactttcttgattGAGACTTTCATTTTCGGACCTGGTCCCATTAGGGATAGAGTTTTCACCGTTTACAAGCCCGTTTTCTGTGGCCTTTGCTTTGCTGATTGCCTCTCTGATGTTCAAGGcatcctgcactccagcctcctccTCGAGGTTTCTCAAGACCAGGGGGAGCCTCGAGTCCCCCACGCTGCTCTCCAACAGCCCAAGGTTACTCTCTTCATATTTGGGAAGCGGAGCCTTTTCCTCCATCTGTTGGCGATAGTATTCCCGGTTGACAGCTGCACTCTTTACTGTTTTTTCCAAAATCTCTTTCTCACCTAAGCGCAATTTGATGGCCATTTTTGCACGAACAGATAGATCCTGGTTTTTCAAGACGGATTTATCTTCCTGGAAAACGAGCAAAATTAATTACAAGAAGTCTAAACcagcaaaactatagagacagaggGCACAACGGCTGGGGATGGGGACATGAGGGAACTTTTTGGGGTGACGGGAGGTTCTAACACTTGACTGGGCAGGTGGTCGCATGACCAGACACTCACATCAAAATGTACGCTTCATAAGTGTGCCtttcattgtatgtaaattatatctcaatggaAATGTTACAAAACAAGAAAGAACAGCCTAAATCAAACAGTGCTACCCCATCTGCCAGGGAACTTCACTGATTTAAAAATCATCCTGTCTATCTTGGGCACTGATGTAGCCCCAGGGCAGCACGTGGGTGAATGGCATCAGTGAAGGAACGAATGAATGAGAAAGACGTATTTGAAGTTAGTGGCTCAGTAGTGATCTTAAAAAGcacaaatgaaaacatgtttgtGAAATCACGTgaattagaaattataaaaaagtattaaataatttaaaaaatgtatcttctAATAAACAATGCCTAAATATGATTTTttgggaaatgaatggaaaatttcaaatgcaATCATTTTGCTAAACTATTACAGTAGTTTAGAATTAACAAGAaatctttcattaattttttttttttttttttgagacggagtcttgctctgtcacccaggctggagtgcagtgtcaagatctcggctcactgcaacctccgcctcccgggttcaagcgattctcctgcctcagcctcctgagtagctgggattacagaccacgcccagctaatttctgtatttttagtagagacggggtttcaccatgttggccaggctggtcttgaatttctgacctcgtgatccgccccccctcgacctcccaaagtgctgggattacaggcatgagccaccgcaccaagccTCATTAAACATCTTAACAACACAACAAGTTCAAAACctcatttatttagtgtaattaccTCAATAgttgttttatatgtttttaaaagaagtgaGGCTCTATCTTCAAGAAATGTCCAAAGTTTGACCTCGTTGTCCCAGCTAACAGGAAATTCCGAGTTCCCCAAGGTGAAGATTCTATCAATAGCGCTGTCTCCCAGCAAGTGTTCTTTCAGTTcttctacaagaaatacaaatggcaatCTGTTAGGAGGAAAACATAGCACTCCTCATTTGAACAAGCAATCCACCTTAGAAAATATTGTTTCCAACAACGCCATTTTCCCATGGTAAAAGCTGTCCCTACGCAAGGGGCCAGGCCACTCCTAGACTCTCCAAAGTACAGCAGAGCTAAGTTTTGGGGAGCAACACCAGGTCAGGCCTCTCCATGTGGAATCCAGATCAAGCCTTGGTAGCACTCCATTTTTCACTGTTTCTATGAGGGACACTGAGAGCCTTTAGACAGTTTCACAAGATACTTTTTAAAGACAATCTACAGCCATGTACCCCCTTATTTTGACAATACCCCTTTTGCTAGCCATGAGCTCAGTCACACCGAGTCAAAAAAGACACTTAGGTGAATGACGTAAACAGTGAAAGGAACAAGAGCCACAACAATCCCCTGAGCCCATAACTGTAAATCTGATTGGCACTTCTAGTAGATGACCTGACCAAGCTATTTAAGCCACGTTCGTAACAAGCCACAACCTGAAAGAAATAAGAGCCTAAATCAAACAGTGCTACCATAAGGAGCACTATCAAAATCTTAGttaatgggccgggcgcagtggctcacgcctgtaatcccagcactttgggaagccaaggcaggtggatcacttgagcccaggcgtttgagaccaacctgggcaatgtggcgaaatcccatctctacaaaaaatacaaaattggccaggtgtggtggcacatgcctgtagtcccggctactcaagaggctgaggtgcatggatgacttgaacccaggaggtggagactgcagtgagctgtgatcgcaccactgcactccagcctgggcaaccaagtgagtgagaccctgtctcaaaaaaaaaaaaaaaaaatccttagttAATGAAAAATATGCCCATCTCTCTCACTTGTCAGGAATTTAAATAGGAATTACAAATGCACACAAGTGAACATCTCAATTATCTCCAAATATAtttaagaagaggaaagaattcaGCAACTGCTCTTAGCATTTTATCTCCCAGCACATTATctccaaaaccaaaacaagccGATCCTATTCATGCTGAAGAAACAGACCCATGCTTCTTATGTGATTAGGAGACAGTGTCTCTTTCAGAGCAAAATGCCCCACAGCTGTCACTATTTACAATTCAAACTGAAGAACTGCGGCTGCCAGCAAACCAAACTTTTATTAGTATTAGTTAGAGTAATTCAAAGATACAGCAATTGTCTTGACATGACAAATTGTCTATGACTAGAGAGGAACTAAAGAGAATCAACAGACCTAAAAGGATTCAAGCAGTTTTAAGAAAACAAGCTATCTAATGTTCAAAAagtttattaacttttatttgttAGTAAAGATCATGATAAAATTCAGGATTTTTAGTTTTGAGTCTTCATTTAATATTCTTTGTATACAACAAGGAAGTTCTGTTTTTTTAAGCTTTCTTAGTGGCTGAAAGTTCTTTTCAAAGGCCCCCAGTATGAAGGTTACTGTTTCCTTCCCTCATCTCCTTCCTCAATCTGCCCAAGTTGCACTCTGCAATGATGGAAGCTGCAGGTGTGCGGCAGAGCTTTCTCTCCGctactttttaaaagtgaaactGGACTCATTTCACATTTCTGGAGAAATAAAGCCTACAAAAAGGGGAGTAAGACAATGTAGCATGTGGCCTGCCTGCAGCACAGGAGCTGACCGGGAGCTCCTGCAGCAGGTGCCCTCCTGAGCTTTCCTCCAGCACACAGGGCCTGCAAATTATCCCTGCACCTCATTCTGGCCACCACAGTGTGTGCTCACCCTGGAGAGTACAGAGCCCAGTGCCCTCCACCCTCTCTCCCTAGCTCCTGCTCAAGCTCCTCCCTCTGCTAAAGGTCTTCGGTCATACCCCTCCCCTCCTGCTCTACCTTGTCCAAACAGTCGCTGAGCTCCACAGTTTAACTTGAATGCCATTTCCTCCAGACCCCTAGAGCACTAAGACTTTTTTCCATGTACTATGTTATCTGTGAACCAGCAGGAGCAATGTGGGATGTCCTGCACATGGGCTCTGGAGTTAACAGAGGTGGGTTCTAAGTCAGGGTCATCACTTGCTTACTGAGCAACCTCAGCCAAGTTACTTATCctctttgggttttttgtttgttcgttcgtttgtttgtttgttttagacagggtcttgctctgttggccaggctggggtgcagtagcaagatcacggctcactgcagcctcaacctcccaggctcaatcaatcctccaacttcccaaagtgctgggattacaggcatgagccacagcatccagccaACTTTATACtcttcccccactccccacccacccgggtctcactcttcacccaggctggggttggcttactgtagccttcacctcccaggctcaaacaatcctcctgcctcagcctcccgagtagctgggactagaggcacgtgctaccacgcccagctaatactTATCCTCTTTGAAGTGGAATCGACATCAGTAAAATGGGAGCACTTACCAATCAAGGCTGATGGGATTAAAATTAAGCATGTACCACATTTAGCATCATGCCTAGCACACAGTGAATGCTTCACAAATTCAAGgaatatcatcaccatcacctctcTTAATTATAAATTCCTTGAGTATATGAACTGCCACATTCAATTCTGTATCCATATATACGCAAGAAAAGCTCACAGTTAACCCCTTAACTCGTGTTCATTAAATTGAATTGATGAACCATTACCCAAGTACAAAAAGCATCAAAAGCTCCCACTTGAATAACCGTACATCTAGCGACAGGGTTGCTTATGAGGAACAATGACTGTATCTCAGTTTGGGTTCTGCAGTTGGTGTGTGAACTGCCTCTCCTGTTTCGGGACTAGGTTTTTTCTGCCTCCAGCATGACGTCAAGCCCTGGACTTGTGCTGCACTGCTCCCTGGATCCAGACATTAAAACCAAAGCCAGTGACCGCCGAGCACAGCAGCTTCCCCCACATGGGCCATGACTGCTTCCTCGGACCAAGGAAGTGCTTGGGCAGCTTCCTTCCAGAACACTTGTTCGTCTGTTCACTCACTCAAACACTCATTTACTCATTCCTACTCAGACTGTTCTGTACAGGATTTAAGGTAGTTAACaacagcaaaacacacacacacacacacacacacacacacacacacacacacattctctctctctctctcttaaaaatgAAACCTCAGGACCAGGAAATTTGTAAGATACATTttaggatgaaaaataaaaacacaaccacGAGAGGTCAAATCTCAGCATAAGAAACCCCAAATGACTTGTTTTAAGCTAATATAAAAGTAGATACTCAATACAAATACTTAACTCTTTCTGGGCCTGAAATAAAAGGCTGTAGCCAGGAACATTTTGTGTTCTACACAGATTCTGTTTGCAATGTTATTTACTCTAACAGGATGCTTGGCATTAAAATGCTTGCTGGCAATTTCAGATTTAGAATGCAGAGTAGGTTAACAAATAAAGTCCTACGGTCCACGTATGCCACAGCTGACTACACAACATCACAGCATCAACTGATCCTGAACTGCTCTACGTAAGTGAAAAAGACTAGTGCCCCGTGAGTGAAATGAGGCTCTGTCAGGCTACAAATGtagaattttgatatatttacccCATCCAAGATGTTTTAAGTTTTCTTCAAATGCAGTTGAGAATTATTTGCGTATTACAAATTAATACTGACAACACATCGAGgatttaataaaacatttctagggtaaaacaaatctatttcttctttctccagtATTGCATCTTGTCTCTTCCCAAAAGTACTGTAGTTTTAATCCACTTTACCTTTAATCTGAATCCCTATGCTTTAcactttcatgatttaaaaagaaaaaactcaacatcaatCTTTTTTCCTGAAATGACTTACCTTCAGTCATGCAGAATACTCGGAGAAAAGCCAAAAGCTGAGCAGAGATGGGCGGCTCGGTAAAATGCAATGCAAAAACACTGGAACTGATAAAAGCAGAAAGCAAGATCAGTCACCCTGCTGCGGTTACCCACTTGCTCCAAACTGAGATTCCTGAAGTCTACAGCACGTGTGGTTGTCCTCAAGGAGAGCTGAGCTGGAATGGGTCATTCCAGCTCCTCATCTCAACTGTGAGCACGATTTTCAGCCCCTGCAAAAGGCCGCAGGCTGGGGCGGAAGCAAGTGGACATCCAGAATTGGAGACCATCCTCACAAGCTTTTCCTAGAGCCTAACAGCTGTAATCTCAGGTTGCACATAATACattcaaaaattaaacatacacatggtttttaaaaagtgttaacaataatttatgttGAGTTCACACTTTAATCATTAATCAAATATTGACAAGTTCAATAAAAAAAAGGCCTGCATAATCCATTTTCATTAAGAATGGTTCCTCTATTCCCTGGAGAACTAATGAATCCTAATTCCTGTCTTCTTTATCATTTTATGCCTCAAATGCAAGAAAATCTTAAAGAACTTAACTAGAAATTCTTGAAATCACTGAGGATCATGACTTCATTACAGCAACTAATGGTAGcaaagaattaaatgaaacaaattgATCCAGGCCATTAACCTTTTCAAGGTGAAAGACATGAATGATACGAAAGTAGTTATTTAACTTAATGAGGATTTCAGGCCATATCCCCCAGAAGTGACTGTGAATGTGCCCAACGACACAATTATGTTTACCTGAAAACGCTGGTAAGCCACCAAGCGTCGCCATGGCTTAAATCTGCTGTGCCACAGGGATAAACGGATTAAGACAAACTACTGGAGAGAAGTTTTATTAACACACCAATTAAACACTATGCAACTGGAAATAGTTCAAGTACTGCAGGAAAGGGCCAACCGATGTTTTTCTACGTACGTGGGGATGCCGGCACGAGCCAAGACCTCGGCCTTCATGGCGTAGAGTCTGTCACTTTTACTCACTCCAAGCTTTATTTTCACTCTGTCGTGTGAGTTATTGTCAAAGAAAAAACCACTGTGGATCACAAACTCTGCATTGGATCGAGTGccataaaaaatgtaaatctgagatgcagtaaagaaaaaagaaaagggcattAGACAAACTTGGCATGTATTCTTAACACAGGGCAGGGCAGAGGCTTAGTGCTACTTTACATTTAGACACGAAATAGCTGAAAGTATTGATATACCTGTTTGGTATAGGTTGCAAGGGTGAAGCTGTGCAATTTTCCCAACTTTCCAAACTGTCTGAGACCAAGCACCCACTTCCACCACTGtgtggagaggagaggggaggccaGGAGAAAGTACCACCAAAGGCCTTACTAGTACTCAAAGGACCCCAGGTGACCTGGGGTCACCAGGCCTCTATTATAAACCTCTTCTTCCAAAGGACAGCAAGGCTATTACTATaagactgtattttaaaattcaccaaGTTCTTCCTGTCCTTTTAATACAGCAGGGTCTTTTCTGGAACTGTAAAGCGGTATctgtcagaaacttatttctagaTCCTGTGGCAATTAATCCTGCACCTGGCAGGTGGGTTTATAAACTTTTCTGAAGAAGGAACATATCAGTACTTTGCTAGAcaagtatttttcattttgtctcaACTGGAATGTCAGTTATGGATGTGAGTTCCATGACTGTACTGTCTGCTTGGGTGTAGACTGATAGAATGTAGGAATTTATAGACACGTATTTTCAAACTCACCCAAAGGCttacccctcctcccacccaaaCTACTAGATTAAAAAATCAGAGATTAAAATGAAAGTATAAGACAACAGATTCCCTTGCTTTTGCCCCTTAAATACTCTTATAAAGTTCTAAtcagtagaaaaaataaaggcaACAGTTTATGAAATGTTAAACATTGTTTTAGTGTCATAACACACTTTATTTTCAGTTAACAGTgttacaaatatttacaaatattaggCCAATTGTGCAACTAACTGTGTTTAAATCTTTTTCTCTGTGGACCCAAAGCACAATGCAAAGCACAAGTGAGTAAAGCACAAGTGAGTAAAGCACAAGTGAATATGTGTACTACGGGTTCTGGTCTCAAGATGTGTTCCAGAAAAACAATCCTCAATGTGAATTCCACATTCTTCCCCCTAAGTTAAGTTCCTTTTTAAGATTACCAACACGGTGTTAACGTTAGTGCCCACTGGCTGGCTCACATTTTGTGAGATGCCACGAGACCCACCTGCTCTCCAGCCCGAAAATCCTGCAGAGCCACACACTCACAGCGGTCATCTTCCAGGTTGTAACCAGTAGTGATCTAGCCCGGGGAGGCGGAAGGAAATGATGGTGAGGCAAACACACGCACATCTCACTTAATCTACAAGCTTGTTTCTGGCAATCAGAGGAAAAAGGGGATCCCAACGTACTCAAAAGGTGGCATCTGAATGCTTTGGAAAATGGGGCAAAGAACTGCTTGAGCACTGAGGTTAACTCTAGTTATATCAGAGATGATTATGGAAAATTACATACCTGAAATAAAGGAAGTACAGTTAGATAAAGAGACTATACAGATTGTCACTTGCTGGACTCAACAAAACATAATCACCTCTGGGCCTCCCTGGTGGCAGTGAGGGCAGTGAGCCCACAGGCCACGCCTCCCACAGGTGCACCTAAGCCTCCTTTCTGTTCACTGATGATCTGCACTACTCTCATTCATTTGCAAGTATTATCTTTATCTAATGTTTGGCCATTAAGAAACCCAAGTGGGTGTTCCACTGGATAAAGAATCAGGGAAAAGAAAAGCTCTATTTCTGAATTATGGATATATGCTctgaattaaagaaattaaaactttcaAGCAtgcaaaggcaaaataaaataactttgttgttttttatgCCCTCTCTTTCTGCTGAGAAATACAATGTGAGAGTTTCTAAGTCCAttacaaataaatacagaaaatccTCTCATTATACCCCAAACCTGCGTCTCCTTCTAAGCTCCCCTGTCTTAGTGAAGGTCAGCCAATGTCATGGCCTCAGCACACAAGTTACAAGGAAACCCTCGCATCTCACCTGGTCAGCATTTCATCTTGTAAATACTGTTTGAACTTTCTTCCTCATTCCTCTGCATGGCTACAGTCCTTATTCCTTCTCACCTAGCTTGTTATTTGCAAAAACCTTCCAACTCTTGGAACCTAGTCTCAAAATCCAATACTGTCCTTCTGGAGTTGCTAATTGTACGATGTCACTCTCCTGTTCAAAATCTTCCTATGATTCCGCTCTGCCTTCGGAATAAACCCCAAGTTCCTGAGCACGGCCGAATAAGGAGGCGGCTCACCCTTCCCTCCAGCTTCAGGAACTGCCACCCACCTGCCGTCCCAGTTCCCTCCTGCCTGACACTACCTTCTACTCCTGTTGTGGCCTGGCTTCTCAGGGAAGCCCCTCCTTACCCTGCCCTCCTGTGCACTCCCACAGCCCAGTCCTTATGCGCTCCAGCCCAAGTCACGTTATCTGTGCACCTGCCTCCCCGTCGGTCAGACTTGGAAGCCGGAGCCCCTTGTTGATCTCTGTGTCCCGAGTGCTCAGCACACAGAACCTAAAACCTGAAGTGGTCTTTGAGAATATTCACGTGATGCATGAACCCCCAGGGGAAAGGAAAGGGTCCCCAGCTTCTATTAAAACCTCCTTCTCAGAGTCCTGTCTTTTAGAGCAGCGCCCAATCTCTTAGGTTGTCTGTCGATGGTCACTGATTACTTTTTGACCTACTCATTTTATCCTGGAGAATCAAAGATTCACAGCAGCTACAAGTGCTCCTTGCTAATAAGGCATCAACAGCTTGGATTCAAAAGATGACTTCTGAGTCTAGGGAATGGCATTTTGGGATGGAAGGCCATGTAACACTAATCTTTAAACTCAATATCCCAAGAATAAATATGGTTTATTAACCATATGTCTAAGTTTCCTTCATGCTTCTGATCTGCAAAGACCAATGATAAATATGCAGCaatcagaaataaatgaagcCAAGTATTCTAGAACATTTCACTCGCAGAACATTTTAAACACTTCAACTGAATGAAAATCAACTCCATGAAGTTCCTGCCCAACATCGGATGTACTTTTCTGACCCCAAAACATCACCTTGACAACAAAGTGGAATGAGAAGCTGCCCATATCATGAACTCCCAGGAGGGAGTCCAGGCACTCCCAGGGTGCTGGCAGTACAGGGACCTGCCAGCAGCACAAGGACCTGCCAGCAGCACAAACAGGAGGGAAgttagaggaaggaagagaaaatttaGGGAGATTGTGGAGAAAGGATTATGGGTGTTTAAGGGTATTTTACAGATATTTCCCACTCTCAGCAAACGTCAAGCTCAAGAAATAGTTTAACATGTCCACAGCGTCATGCTGTCCACAGCAACCCTGACAGGCAAACAGGCTGGGATCCTGCCCCGGTCTGCAGCCCTTTCTCAGCGAGGGTCAGAATGTTTGGAGGCTGAGTGTCTAACTTCTTTGTGTGGCACTGCCAAACACCTCCTCTAGGACGGTATCAAAAGTGTGTCTCAATGCAAAGAACCGCAGGCGGAAGCACAGGCCTCGCCCCTCCCTTGCCTGAAGCCAGGTTTCTAGAGGACTCTCTCAGAGCAGAGCCCTCCCGGGGTGGGCCTGCAGAGGGGCCTTCCAAGGCTGTAAGGACCCCACTGCTCAGCAAGGGCCTTCTGGCAGGAGCCCCAGGAAATTACCACCTACGCCCAGAAATCTGTAGCCGCTGACCAGGTCTGACTTGAAGCCCAGACTAGGAGAGGAGGGGTTGGGAGGGCCAGGGCTGGTCCAGGGGCAGCCTCCCGATGTCAAGCAAGGACAGGgtccttccacctcctcctcgCCCAGCTCCACGTGCCACTTCCTGCCTCCCACACTGCCAGCTAACTTCCCTTCTACAATATTGAGTGCCATCCTATGCCAGGCCCTAAGCGAGGCACTCGGAAAATGGCATGAAAATCTCAGTCCCTACCCATAGGGACATCTAGTGGaaaagagacacagggagaaaaaaatttatatatatatacgtatatataaaagCAAGTGGAACTGAGAATAGCCTCACAGGAGTCTCAAGTGTGCCCGGGGGAGGGGAGCGGGTGGCAGCCGGAGTTTGCTGGCAATGCTGGAGGAGGAACCCAGCAGGGAGTGGAAGCCTCCAGCAGCTCCATGGAGCCCTGCTCCCTGAAAGCCACCACCTGCCTGCGGCGCACACCACTCACATCTGTGGCTGGCTTGGTAACTCAATGGCACACTTGGTGCACAGCTGTATTCTAGTTTCGTTTACATATTAAAAGTAACATAGGAGGAAGAGCacgatatacacacacatacatccctAAGATGGAAACAGAGTGAGGaccatttacattttcttctctgtgtttttcaaattttcttccacaaatatgtattatattgatTTCATGGGGGGGGGAAGGATAAAATAATACAGGCTCatcaaataaaatttggaaaatattttttaaaaaccaaagaaaaaagatCACAATCACGttaatattttggtttatttctttcTGATCTTTTTTCCTAGGCATGGGGCTTTTACACTCATTTATTCACCACTCATGAATTCATTAAAAACCACAGCGATATAGCAATGAGCAAAACAGACCCTCCCCCCAAAACCACCCTGCGTTCATGGATCTTCCATTCTAATGGGAGGCGGGGGGTGAaccaacaataattttttaaaaaggcagaaacaaGCGGATCTGGACAATAGAGGGAAATGCAACAGGACAGGGCAGGAGGGCGGATGAGCTGGAGGCGTAGTCATTCCACACAGGGTGCTCAGGGCAGCCACGCTGGAGGAGATCTATGAGTGAGTCCCGTAAGTGCCTGAGGAATGGGGGGGTGGTCTTAGGCAGAGGTGATAGCAAGAGCGAAGGAATCTTCTGGTGTCTGAAGAACAGCAGGGAACCAGAGGTGAGTCAGACCTGTGTGCACGGAGGGTGTGGGGGGACAGGTTGTTCGGA harbors:
- the SETD3 gene encoding actin-histidine N-methyltransferase, with amino-acid sequence MGKKSRVKTQKSGTGATATVSPKEILNLTSELLQKCSSPAPGPGKEWEEYVQIRTLVEKIRKKQKGLSVTFDGKREDYFPDLMKWASENGASVEGFEMVNFKEEGFGLRATRDIKAEELFLWVPRKLLMTVESAKNSVLGPLYSQDRILQAMGNIALAFHLLCERASPNSFWQPYIQTLPSEYDTPLYFEEDEVRYLQSTQAIHDVFSQYKNTARQYAYFYKVIQTHPHANKLPLKDSFTYEDYRWAVSSVMTRQNQIPTEDGSRVTLALIPLWDMCNHTNGLITTGYNLEDDRCECVALQDFRAGEQIYIFYGTRSNAEFVIHSGFFFDNNSHDRVKIKLGVSKSDRLYAMKAEVLARAGIPTSSVFALHFTEPPISAQLLAFLRVFCMTEEELKEHLLGDSAIDRIFTLGNSEFPVSWDNEVKLWTFLEDRASLLLKTYKTTIEEDKSVLKNQDLSVRAKMAIKLRLGEKEILEKTVKSAAVNREYYRQQMEEKAPLPKYEESNLGLLESSVGDSRLPLVLRNLEEEAGVQDALNIREAISKAKATENGLVNGENSIPNGTRSENESLNQESKRAVEDAKGSSSDSTAGVKE